In a single window of the Helicobacter felis ATCC 49179 genome:
- the nuoL gene encoding NADH-quinone oxidoreductase subunit L: MEAGMCASIALKAVLFLPLLGALYAGLWGTSPKSLHVGVINSTLLGLAFLGALYLLNLSLHGQRIEATLFEWMTLGGFSVGFSFGVDPISAVMIVVVTLVSFLVHVYSIGYMCHDKGYNRYFSYLSGFVFSMLILVLSDNFLGLFVGWEGVGLCSYLLIGFWYERESANNASMEAFVMNRIADLGMLMGILLVYWTFGSLQYSVVFANISSADPHILFWMGLLLFVGAVGKSAQFPLHTWLANAMEGPTPVSALIHAATMVTAGVYLVIRAHPLYSALPELGYGIACLGAFVALFGASMALVNKDLKRIVAYSTLSQLGYMFVGAGLGAYWIALFHLFTHAFFKALLFLGAGNVMHAMHDKLDISKMGGLYKPMKTTAILMGLASLALCGLYPFAGFFSKDKILEVAFATGHHGLFLALLIGALFTAFYSFRLLMLVFFAPKAHDIEHPHEAPSFMLWAMLPLAILAVIAGFFEHSFFHFVSKAISVPSFADYPVPQMLLLALTTIGVLFSIAYAVQRYKKGFSPKEGGFFYRLLLNQYYIPALYGAISRAFLCLASWIWRKIEVRLLDTFVDTIAKIPTLLGQMLTPMQSGNLSSALRWMAFGVAMALLMAILSFWR; this comes from the coding sequence GCATGTGCGCGTCTATTGCGCTAAAGGCGGTGTTATTTCTGCCTCTTTTGGGGGCTCTTTATGCAGGTTTATGGGGGACGAGCCCAAAGAGTTTGCATGTGGGGGTTATTAATTCGACTCTCTTAGGATTGGCGTTTTTGGGAGCTTTATATCTCTTAAATTTGAGCCTGCATGGACAACGAATCGAAGCCACGCTTTTTGAATGGATGACCTTGGGGGGCTTTAGTGTGGGCTTTTCTTTTGGGGTCGATCCCATTAGCGCAGTGATGATTGTAGTGGTAACTTTGGTCTCTTTTCTAGTGCATGTCTATTCGATCGGGTATATGTGCCATGACAAGGGCTATAACCGCTATTTTAGCTACCTCTCTGGTTTTGTTTTTTCTATGCTCATCTTGGTGTTGAGTGATAATTTCTTGGGGCTGTTTGTGGGCTGGGAGGGCGTGGGGCTGTGTTCTTATTTACTCATTGGCTTTTGGTATGAAAGAGAGAGTGCGAATAACGCCTCGATGGAAGCCTTTGTGATGAATCGTATTGCTGACTTGGGGATGCTCATGGGGATTTTGCTCGTGTATTGGACTTTTGGCTCCCTGCAATACTCCGTAGTCTTTGCCAATATTTCTAGTGCAGACCCCCATATTTTATTTTGGATGGGTCTCTTGCTCTTTGTGGGGGCAGTGGGCAAGAGCGCACAATTCCCCTTGCACACTTGGCTAGCCAATGCGATGGAGGGGCCCACACCTGTATCTGCTCTCATCCACGCTGCGACAATGGTTACCGCTGGGGTGTATTTGGTGATTAGAGCACACCCACTCTATAGCGCATTGCCTGAGTTAGGTTATGGTATTGCATGTTTGGGAGCATTTGTAGCATTGTTTGGGGCAAGTATGGCGTTAGTGAATAAGGACTTAAAACGCATTGTGGCGTATTCCACTCTCTCGCAACTAGGATACATGTTTGTGGGGGCAGGGCTTGGGGCGTATTGGATTGCGCTTTTCCATCTTTTTACCCACGCCTTTTTTAAAGCCCTGCTATTCTTGGGCGCGGGCAATGTCATGCACGCCATGCACGATAAACTAGACATTAGTAAAATGGGCGGATTGTATAAACCTATGAAAACCACGGCGATTTTAATGGGGCTAGCCTCGCTCGCCCTCTGCGGGCTTTACCCCTTTGCCGGTTTTTTCTCTAAGGATAAAATTTTAGAAGTTGCCTTTGCTACGGGGCATCACGGGCTCTTTTTAGCCTTGCTTATTGGCGCGCTTTTTACGGCCTTTTATAGCTTTAGACTTTTGATGTTGGTTTTCTTTGCCCCTAAAGCGCATGATATTGAACACCCTCACGAAGCCCCAAGTTTCATGCTTTGGGCCATGTTGCCCTTAGCCATTTTAGCCGTGATTGCCGGGTTTTTTGAGCACAGCTTTTTTCATTTTGTCTCAAAGGCAATTTCTGTGCCCTCCTTTGCCGATTACCCTGTGCCCCAAATGCTCTTGTTAGCTCTTACCACTATCGGGGTCTTGTTTTCTATTGCCTATGCCGTGCAAAGGTATAAAAAGGGCTTTAGTCCAAAAGAGGGAGGGTTTTTCTACCGCTTGCTCTTAAACCAATACTATATCCCAGCTTTGTACGGGGCGATCAGCCGGGCATTTTTGTGTCTAGCCTCTTGGATATGGCGTAAAATTGAGGTGCGTTTGCTCGATACCTTTGTAGATACCATCGCTAAAATCCCCACTCTTTTAGGGCAAATGCTAACTCCCATGCAAAGTGGGAATTTAAGCAGTGCGCTCAGATGGATGGCCTTTGGGGTGGCAATGGCGTTGTTGATGGCGATTTTGAGTTTTTGGAGATAG
- a CDS encoding complex I subunit 4 family protein: MDYLQLLPSHLLSVLILLPMVGALPLFGMRDDHAKTYGVMVAGVELILVFWLWVLFDPAQAGMQFEEVGALGFLSQYGIAYHVGIDGISLFLLVLSAFVIFLCALYVHENQQSMLIALLLVEGMLMGVFSALNLISFYLFWEVSLLPVLYMIGRFGVSLRVYSGLKFFLYTFVASLFMLLGILYCGYAYASVAGGWSFDLYDLGQVVLPDHVRFWVALAFFLGIAVKIPIFPLHSWLPHAYGNAPILGSVVLAALLSKMGTYALLRFFIPLFPECVQTFFLPLCVLALCMVIYAGILACAQKEMKRLIAYSSMSHMGVALLGIYALNVEGVGGALFTLISHGLVSSALFLLVGIFYQRYGSSKIALFRGMAHSMPVYATFFMIATLANVGLPLTSAFVGEFLSLLGFFQKSPILAIVAGSTIVLSAIYMLALYKKVFFGAPRKSLVLSDLSWGQRGILGILMAAILFFGIYPKPLLSAFEASTKLLVQNAQTRLQVSP, from the coding sequence ATGGATTATTTACAATTACTGCCTTCTCACTTGTTGAGCGTGTTGATTCTTTTGCCTATGGTGGGAGCACTACCTCTTTTTGGCATGCGTGATGATCATGCCAAAACCTATGGTGTCATGGTAGCAGGTGTGGAACTCATATTAGTGTTTTGGCTTTGGGTGCTTTTTGATCCTGCTCAAGCAGGCATGCAGTTTGAAGAAGTGGGCGCATTGGGGTTTTTAAGCCAATATGGTATTGCCTACCATGTGGGCATAGATGGGATTTCACTCTTTTTATTGGTGCTGAGTGCCTTTGTGATTTTCCTATGCGCGCTCTATGTGCATGAAAACCAACAATCCATGCTGATCGCTCTCTTGCTGGTTGAGGGAATGTTGATGGGCGTTTTTAGTGCTCTCAATTTGATCTCCTTTTATCTCTTTTGGGAAGTTTCTTTATTGCCCGTCTTGTATATGATTGGGCGTTTTGGGGTGAGTCTTAGGGTTTATTCAGGTCTTAAGTTTTTCCTTTATACCTTTGTGGCTTCGTTATTTATGTTGCTAGGCATTCTTTATTGTGGTTATGCCTATGCGAGCGTTGCCGGGGGATGGAGTTTTGATCTTTATGATTTAGGGCAGGTGGTCTTGCCCGATCATGTGCGCTTTTGGGTCGCTCTAGCGTTTTTCTTGGGGATTGCAGTCAAGATTCCCATTTTCCCCCTGCATTCTTGGCTACCCCATGCCTATGGTAACGCTCCTATTTTAGGCTCTGTGGTGTTAGCTGCTCTGCTTTCTAAGATGGGTACTTACGCGTTGTTGCGTTTCTTTATTCCTCTCTTTCCTGAATGCGTACAAACTTTCTTTTTACCCCTTTGTGTGCTCGCGCTCTGTATGGTGATCTATGCAGGTATCTTAGCCTGCGCGCAAAAAGAGATGAAACGCCTCATTGCTTATAGTTCCATGTCGCACATGGGCGTGGCTCTCTTGGGAATATATGCACTCAATGTCGAAGGTGTAGGGGGCGCGCTTTTTACCCTTATCTCCCATGGTCTTGTGAGCAGCGCACTCTTTTTGCTAGTAGGAATTTTTTATCAACGCTATGGGTCAAGTAAAATTGCCCTCTTTAGAGGCATGGCGCACTCTATGCCCGTTTATGCGACCTTTTTTATGATCGCTACCCTAGCCAATGTGGGTTTGCCCCTTACAAGTGCTTTTGTAGGCGAATTTTTAAGCCTCTTGGGCTTTTTTCAAAAATCCCCCATTTTGGCCATTGTGGCAGGAAGCACTATTGTTTTATCAGCCATCTATATGCTAGCCTTGTATAAAAAGGTCTTTTTTGGTGCGCCTAGAAAATCCCTAGTTTTAAGCGATCTCTCTTGGGGTCAAAGGGGTATTTTGGGTATTCTAATGGCAGCTATTTTATTCTTTGGCATTTACCCCAAACCTTTACTGAGTGCGTTTGAAGCGAGCACCAAACTTTTGGTGCAAAACGCTCAAACCCGCCTACAAGTCTCGCCATAA